A part of Paenibacillus donghaensis genomic DNA contains:
- a CDS encoding exonuclease domain-containing protein, with protein sequence MKEPNKGGGFWNNLRQGGMPSAIASIRGGETAQQTAQQMAFIRSLMREKRRPEVLHTPLSELETVIFDLETTGFSHQHGDEIMSFGAIKVVGQEIKEEECFYTLVNCQTAIPEDITKLTGISQDMTSQAPTLIDGLHNFMSFVGHRVLVAHASAHDKSFLNAALWKTSKVQLTHRVLDTMMLARWLEPQRSNYTLDELLAVHEIPIQGRHHALEDAKMTAKLWVAYLNEISLRPQVETLGDLYAYLSRA encoded by the coding sequence ATGAAGGAGCCGAACAAAGGCGGGGGATTCTGGAACAACCTCAGACAAGGCGGAATGCCATCGGCAATCGCCTCCATCCGGGGTGGGGAGACCGCACAGCAAACTGCGCAGCAAATGGCATTTATCCGCTCCCTGATGCGCGAGAAACGGCGTCCCGAGGTGCTGCATACCCCTCTCTCTGAACTGGAGACCGTCATCTTTGATCTGGAGACGACTGGATTCTCCCATCAGCATGGTGATGAAATCATGTCTTTTGGGGCGATCAAGGTAGTGGGACAAGAGATTAAGGAAGAGGAATGCTTCTATACCTTGGTGAATTGCCAGACCGCGATTCCTGAGGATATTACGAAGCTGACCGGGATTTCCCAGGATATGACTTCACAGGCCCCCACCCTGATCGACGGCCTTCATAATTTCATGTCCTTTGTAGGCCATCGTGTACTGGTGGCGCATGCAAGTGCTCATGACAAATCCTTCCTCAACGCGGCCCTCTGGAAGACCTCCAAGGTCCAACTGACGCACAGGGTGCTTGATACGATGATGCTGGCGCGCTGGCTGGAGCCGCAGCGGAGCAATTATACGCTTGATGAGCTGCTGGCCGTGCATGAAATTCCCATTCAGGGCCGTCATCATGCCTTGGAGGATGCCAAGATGACAGCTAAGCTATGGGTAGCTTATCTTAATGAAATCTCCCTGCGCCCACAGGTGGAGACGCTGGGAGACCTGTACGCTTACTTAAGCAGAGCGTAA
- a CDS encoding DNA polymerase IV, protein MQGSVILDQNHGNPEDKKVDIVVDRVHNVDEYYPSSGRVILHVDMNAFYCSVHEAENPELYKGKPTAVAGSVELRKGIIVTCSYPARGRGIKTGMQVQKALKICPDLTVIQPNFHLYRRYSNAFMQIAYSYTPLLEAVSIDECYLDITGSRQFGTPPEIAAAIQRRIMEELGLPCSIGIAPNKLLAKMASDLKKPNGISVLRLRDVPGVLWSKPCDEMFGIGGKTAEKLKRLGIYSIGQLAAADEKLLTEHFGVMGSWLKRAGNGIDHGVVNPEREQSKSIGHTTTLPRDVLGLAEAKPILLNLSDQVARRLRRQDLVASGLHLTIRTPDMKTITRSRQFDVPTESAEDIYKAACDLYVRHWKGDKPIRLLGVTLQGLSAKEDSAIQLDLFDYERQPKKESLNKTMDMLRNKFGENAVLTAGMLSDSHSARLRNYKERGTSLQKDNLQRLKPEEE, encoded by the coding sequence ATGCAGGGGAGCGTTATTCTAGATCAGAACCATGGAAACCCTGAGGATAAGAAGGTAGATATTGTGGTGGACCGTGTGCACAACGTTGATGAATATTATCCCTCCAGCGGCAGGGTGATTCTTCATGTCGATATGAACGCATTCTACTGTTCCGTGCATGAGGCGGAGAACCCGGAACTCTACAAGGGCAAACCTACGGCTGTAGCTGGAAGTGTGGAGCTGCGTAAGGGAATCATTGTAACGTGCTCCTACCCGGCGCGCGGCAGGGGAATTAAGACTGGCATGCAGGTGCAAAAGGCCCTTAAGATCTGTCCGGATTTGACTGTGATTCAGCCTAATTTTCATCTGTACCGGCGTTATTCCAACGCATTTATGCAGATCGCCTATAGCTATACTCCACTGCTGGAAGCGGTGTCGATTGATGAATGTTACCTTGATATAACCGGCTCCCGCCAGTTCGGTACGCCGCCGGAGATCGCTGCAGCCATTCAGCGCCGTATAATGGAAGAGCTTGGTCTGCCTTGCTCCATTGGGATTGCTCCCAATAAGCTGCTCGCCAAGATGGCTTCCGATCTCAAGAAGCCAAATGGCATCTCGGTACTCCGGCTGCGTGATGTGCCCGGCGTTCTCTGGAGCAAGCCCTGCGATGAGATGTTCGGCATTGGCGGCAAGACGGCGGAGAAGCTGAAGCGGCTGGGCATCTACAGCATAGGCCAGCTGGCCGCTGCCGATGAGAAGCTGCTGACGGAGCATTTCGGCGTGATGGGCTCCTGGCTGAAGCGGGCAGGCAACGGGATTGACCATGGGGTGGTCAATCCCGAACGGGAGCAGAGCAAATCCATCGGTCATACCACGACCTTGCCCCGCGATGTGCTGGGCCTGGCCGAAGCGAAGCCGATTCTGCTCAATCTGAGCGACCAGGTAGCCAGGCGGCTGCGCCGCCAGGACCTGGTAGCCTCCGGTCTGCATCTTACGATTCGCACCCCTGACATGAAGACCATCACCCGTTCACGCCAGTTTGACGTTCCCACGGAAAGTGCCGAGGATATTTATAAGGCGGCTTGTGACTTGTATGTGCGCCACTGGAAGGGTGATAAACCGATTCGTCTGCTGGGTGTAACGCTGCAGGGGCTGAGTGCCAAGGAGGATTCGGCCATTCAACTGGACCTCTTCGATTATGAGCGTCAGCCGAAGAAGGAATCGCTGAATAAGACGATGGATATGCTAAGGAACAAATTCGGCGAGAACGCGGTGCTTACAGCGGGGATGCTCAGCGACAGCCATTCGGCGAGGCTGCGCAACTACAAGGAGCGCGGGACTTCGCTGCAGAAGGATAACCTGCAGCGTCTGAAGCCGGAAGAAGAGTGA
- a CDS encoding MerR family transcriptional regulator — MNLYRIGELAKVAGISERTIDYYTKLGLIAPESRSIKNYRLYSHETLSALERITQLKQEKYSLEEIKSIMSKWNATTPETDVSDKLVELELHMQRLEREVKALEPVISNLKPGQAKRALSALLPQGMACMEAIRILLLTQGPPM; from the coding sequence ATGAACCTGTACCGAATAGGCGAGCTGGCGAAGGTTGCCGGCATCAGTGAACGCACCATTGATTATTACACCAAACTGGGACTTATCGCTCCCGAATCCAGAAGCATAAAAAATTACCGGCTGTACAGCCATGAAACCTTAAGCGCATTAGAGCGTATTACCCAGTTAAAGCAAGAGAAATATTCATTGGAAGAAATCAAATCCATCATGAGCAAATGGAATGCCACTACGCCGGAAACCGACGTTTCCGACAAGCTGGTCGAGCTTGAGCTTCATATGCAGCGTCTGGAGCGCGAAGTAAAAGCTCTGGAGCCTGTAATCAGCAATCTTAAGCCCGGCCAGGCCAAGCGGGCATTATCCGCCCTGCTTCCACAGGGGATGGCATGCATGGAGGCGATTCGGATTCTTCTGCTCACGCAGGGACCGCCAATGTAA
- a CDS encoding DUF294 nucleotidyltransferase-like domain-containing protein, translated as MEAEWNTDHSYKSIVTAGSPRELKDRRTACQAVLLEQLNVIPIEEWMPRVNAMHDRIAQTAVTLCEAQMKEAGYGPPPCAYSFIVFGSAGREEATLWSDQDNGLIVEGEPDEGKNRYFQAFGARLSDVLEAAGYEKCDGKVMCSEPLWRKTLPEWTAQLAAWKEQLEWEPVRYLIIASDMRHVAGDEGLSAHWKEAFYAGFAENSGLSNAVLRNTVRHKATLNLLGQVLTERFGDYAGGFDVKYGVYIPLVNIVRHLCLLHDIRASSTLNRLDILDKLHKYQHVEEIRRAFLTALRLRVNTPYVMQDGLLSSSDYVSEKDLKNKRLMSELRESLLLVRRLHRALQRQLRSAERRQS; from the coding sequence ATGGAGGCAGAATGGAATACAGATCATAGTTATAAGTCCATCGTAACGGCCGGTTCGCCGCGGGAGCTGAAAGACAGGCGCACAGCCTGTCAGGCGGTACTCCTGGAACAACTAAACGTTATCCCTATAGAGGAATGGATGCCCCGTGTAAATGCCATGCATGACCGGATTGCGCAAACGGCGGTAACCTTATGTGAGGCGCAGATGAAAGAGGCGGGCTATGGCCCGCCTCCCTGCGCCTATTCCTTTATTGTATTCGGCAGCGCCGGCAGAGAGGAAGCCACACTCTGGAGTGATCAGGATAACGGCCTGATTGTAGAGGGAGAACCGGATGAGGGCAAGAACCGGTATTTTCAAGCTTTTGGCGCAAGATTGTCCGATGTGCTGGAAGCAGCAGGGTATGAGAAATGCGACGGGAAGGTGATGTGCTCGGAGCCATTATGGCGTAAGACACTACCTGAATGGACAGCTCAGCTGGCAGCCTGGAAAGAGCAGCTGGAATGGGAGCCGGTCCGCTATCTGATTATTGCTTCGGATATGCGCCATGTGGCAGGAGATGAAGGCTTGTCTGCGCACTGGAAGGAGGCCTTCTATGCCGGATTTGCCGAGAACAGCGGACTTTCGAATGCTGTACTGCGAAATACGGTCCGTCATAAGGCGACACTGAATCTGCTGGGACAGGTACTTACGGAACGGTTTGGAGATTATGCTGGAGGTTTCGACGTCAAATATGGGGTGTACATTCCATTGGTCAATATCGTGAGGCATCTGTGCTTGCTGCATGATATCAGAGCCAGCTCTACCCTGAACAGGTTGGATATACTGGATAAGCTTCATAAATATCAGCATGTGGAGGAGATCAGGCGGGCTTTCCTGACAGCACTGCGCCTGAGAGTCAATACCCCTTATGTGATGCAGGATGGACTGCTGTCCAGCAGTGATTATGTGTCTGAGAAGGATCTGAAGAACAAGCGGCTGATGTCCGAGCTGCGTGAAAGTCTGCTGCTTGTCAGGCGCCTGCACCGCGCTCTGCAGCGGCAGCTCCGGTCAGCGGAAAGGAGACAATCATGA
- a CDS encoding TlpA family protein disulfide reductase yields MKTARTIQIAIVVLIAALVIAAVWRDRHPQTVAVMGGQGGKLLLEAGFKAGQLAPAFSLNGTDGTTYAVGGPRDKALIVNFWASWCDPCKQEAPDLNALSLKYKDVLEVYGVNVTSQDYQGNAERFIKKYELSFPVMFDLKGEVFDKYRGAVFPTNVLIGKDGVIKEVILGVLSPEELESKIIALTGS; encoded by the coding sequence ATGAAAACAGCGAGAACCATTCAGATTGCGATAGTTGTGCTGATTGCGGCTTTGGTGATCGCTGCGGTCTGGAGGGATAGGCACCCGCAAACGGTGGCTGTTATGGGCGGGCAAGGCGGTAAGCTGTTGCTGGAGGCGGGCTTCAAGGCCGGCCAGTTGGCACCTGCATTCTCACTGAATGGTACTGACGGCACAACCTACGCTGTAGGCGGTCCCAGAGATAAGGCACTGATTGTTAATTTCTGGGCTTCCTGGTGTGATCCCTGCAAGCAGGAGGCACCTGATCTGAACGCCCTGTCTCTGAAGTATAAAGATGTGCTGGAGGTCTATGGAGTTAACGTCACCAGCCAGGATTATCAAGGGAATGCCGAACGGTTTATCAAGAAATATGAATTGAGCTTCCCGGTGATGTTTGATCTAAAAGGCGAGGTGTTCGACAAGTACAGGGGAGCGGTATTTCCCACCAATGTACTGATTGGCAAGGACGGTGTTATCAAGGAAGTCATCTTGGGTGTGCTTAGCCCGGAGGAGCTGGAGAGCAAAATAATTGCTCTTACCGGCTCCTGA
- a CDS encoding M67 family metallopeptidase, with protein MAAFQGIIQPIWLKPSVQQELGKHLLTCYPHEACGILLGAAAAGGMYIDTYVPMHNVAPDPLHAFVPDPREWVKALYRNPAPVGLFHSHPSAEPRPSAADLSGLASLGPSFDVYLIGSPNSSEDSPLRLNGYYIVREQAAAGRERSSLREAPIYALLK; from the coding sequence ATGGCAGCATTCCAGGGAATCATCCAGCCGATATGGCTGAAGCCTTCCGTACAGCAGGAACTGGGGAAGCACCTGCTGACCTGTTACCCGCATGAAGCATGCGGTATACTGCTGGGTGCTGCCGCAGCGGGAGGCATGTACATCGACACTTACGTGCCGATGCACAACGTTGCGCCGGACCCGCTGCATGCATTTGTTCCCGATCCGCGTGAATGGGTGAAGGCTCTGTACCGGAATCCCGCTCCAGTCGGCCTGTTTCACTCACACCCGTCTGCTGAACCCCGGCCTTCCGCCGCCGATCTAAGCGGACTGGCTTCGCTCGGCCCCTCGTTTGATGTGTATCTGATTGGTTCTCCGAACAGCTCAGAAGACAGTCCGCTGCGGCTAAACGGCTACTACATCGTCAGGGAACAGGCTGCAGCGGGCCGCGAACGCAGCAGCCTGCGTGAAGCGCCGATTTACGCTCTGCTTAAGTAA
- a CDS encoding ferredoxin → MAKYTWVEKDTCIACGACGATAPDIFDYDDEGLAEVIYENDANHGTTVIPDDLFDDLQDSADGCPTDSIKIADTPFNKEG, encoded by the coding sequence ATGGCTAAGTACACTTGGGTCGAGAAAGACACCTGTATCGCATGTGGTGCATGCGGCGCGACGGCCCCTGATATTTTTGATTACGACGATGAAGGACTGGCTGAGGTCATTTATGAAAATGACGCCAACCATGGCACCACAGTAATTCCTGACGATCTGTTTGACGACCTGCAGGATTCTGCTGACGGATGCCCGACCGATTCCATCAAAATCGCGGATACGCCTTTTAATAAAGAAGGCTAA
- a CDS encoding LysR family transcriptional regulator yields the protein MELRQLQYFVKVAQKEHVTRAAEELHVAQSAVSRQIHQLEQEMGVDLFMQKGRNLQLTPVGQLFCKRVEAVLKDLERSVAEVHEFLDPERGEIRIGFPHSLGTHLIPTIVAEFRKHYPHVKFRFKQGSYPSLIKDVLAGEVDLAFISPFPENDEQVTGDIVMTEDLFAILPQNHPLADEPGIRLEQLRDEKFVLFSQGYSLRPIVWQACLQAGFQPQIAFEGGETDTIRGLVAAGMGVSLLPEMALFQTNPLQPAQVRLIEPSVTRTVGLIHRTDGKLPLVARSFRTFLIAYFKAKQNNTPVGS from the coding sequence TTGGAACTGAGACAGTTGCAATATTTCGTAAAGGTGGCCCAGAAGGAGCATGTGACCCGAGCGGCAGAGGAGCTGCATGTGGCTCAGTCTGCGGTCAGCCGCCAGATCCATCAGCTGGAGCAAGAGATGGGGGTAGATCTTTTTATGCAAAAGGGGCGCAATCTGCAGCTCACTCCGGTGGGCCAGCTCTTCTGCAAACGGGTGGAGGCTGTGCTGAAGGATCTGGAGCGCTCCGTAGCCGAAGTTCATGAATTCCTCGACCCGGAGCGGGGAGAGATCCGTATCGGGTTCCCGCATAGTCTGGGGACGCATCTGATCCCAACCATTGTCGCAGAATTCCGCAAGCATTATCCCCATGTGAAATTCCGCTTCAAGCAAGGCTCTTATCCTTCTCTGATCAAGGATGTGCTTGCGGGTGAGGTGGATCTGGCCTTCATTTCTCCTTTTCCGGAGAATGATGAGCAGGTCACCGGGGATATTGTGATGACGGAGGATCTGTTTGCGATTCTGCCGCAGAATCATCCGCTGGCGGATGAGCCGGGCATCCGGCTGGAGCAGCTTCGCGATGAGAAGTTCGTGCTGTTCAGCCAAGGTTATTCCCTGCGGCCGATTGTCTGGCAGGCTTGCCTGCAGGCGGGCTTTCAGCCGCAAATTGCCTTCGAGGGCGGAGAGACGGATACAATCCGGGGGTTGGTTGCCGCAGGCATGGGCGTAAGCCTGCTGCCGGAGATGGCGCTCTTTCAGACCAATCCGCTCCAGCCAGCTCAGGTCAGGCTGATCGAGCCGTCGGTGACGCGGACGGTGGGTCTGATCCACCGTACAGACGGCAAGCTGCCGCTGGTGGCGCGTTCGTTCCGCACCTTCCTGATTGCCTATTTCAAAGCAAAACAGAACAATACCCCGGTTGGCTCGTAG
- the cimA gene encoding citramalate synthase codes for MSKSISIFDTTLRDGTQGEGISLSADDKLKIAKKLDDLGVHYIEGGIPGSNNKDIEFFRRVKELHLNAKISAFGSTRRKDSLAEQDDNLRRMIDAGVPAATLVGKSWDFHVYTALQTTLEENLAMIGDSIAYLKRCGLEVVFDAEHFFDGFKNNPEYAVAVLAKAYEAGADWLVMCDTNGGTLPHEIHEIVSALSLRLPEAPLGIHTHNDCELAVANTLSAIGAGVRQVQGTMNGYGERCGNANLCSIIPTLQLKMGYYCVPGDSLSQLTNTARYISEVANVNLPVNQPYVGNAAFAHKGGIHVSAIMRDSRTYEHIAPELVGNKQRVLVSELAGQSNVLSKAQDMGLSLDPSSEQARKVIDKIKNLEHQGYQFEGADASLELLLREATGEMNELFTFESFKMLVEKTAGRPVVSEAFVKLKVGGENLYTAAEGNGPVNALDNALRKALQTYFPQLKEMHLSDYKVRVLDEQDQTAAKVRVLIESKDYADTWSTVGVSSNVIEASWEALVDSMRYALLGQISLANEITADINPKGLVNH; via the coding sequence ATGTCTAAGTCCATTTCCATCTTCGATACCACTCTACGCGACGGCACCCAAGGGGAAGGCATCAGTCTGTCGGCAGATGATAAGCTGAAAATTGCCAAGAAGCTCGATGATCTGGGTGTGCACTATATTGAAGGTGGCATTCCGGGAAGCAACAACAAAGACATTGAATTTTTCCGTAGAGTCAAGGAGCTGCACCTGAATGCCAAGATCTCTGCGTTCGGCAGCACACGGCGCAAGGATTCCCTGGCCGAGCAGGACGATAACCTGCGGCGGATGATTGATGCCGGTGTTCCGGCAGCGACTCTTGTCGGTAAGTCCTGGGATTTCCACGTATACACCGCCTTGCAGACTACACTGGAAGAGAATCTCGCCATGATTGGCGACTCCATCGCCTATCTGAAACGTTGCGGGCTTGAGGTGGTTTTTGATGCGGAGCACTTTTTTGACGGCTTCAAAAATAACCCCGAATATGCCGTAGCCGTGCTTGCCAAAGCCTATGAAGCCGGCGCTGATTGGCTGGTTATGTGTGATACGAACGGCGGAACGCTGCCACATGAGATCCACGAGATTGTCAGCGCCTTGTCCCTGCGCCTGCCGGAAGCACCGCTTGGCATTCATACGCACAATGACTGCGAGCTGGCTGTCGCCAATACACTTAGTGCTATTGGAGCAGGCGTCCGCCAGGTGCAGGGCACGATGAACGGCTATGGAGAACGCTGCGGCAATGCCAATCTGTGCTCAATCATCCCTACCCTGCAGTTGAAGATGGGCTACTATTGTGTTCCGGGGGATTCACTCTCCCAGCTCACCAATACTGCGCGTTATATAAGCGAGGTCGCCAATGTGAACCTGCCGGTAAACCAGCCTTATGTCGGCAACGCGGCATTTGCCCATAAAGGCGGCATCCATGTCTCGGCTATCATGCGGGATTCGCGGACCTACGAGCATATTGCGCCTGAGCTGGTTGGCAACAAGCAGCGGGTGCTGGTCTCGGAGCTGGCAGGCCAGAGCAATGTGCTGTCCAAGGCCCAGGATATGGGCCTCAGCCTTGACCCCAGCAGCGAGCAGGCGCGCAAGGTGATCGACAAGATCAAGAATCTGGAGCATCAGGGCTATCAGTTCGAAGGCGCGGACGCTTCTCTGGAGCTGCTGCTGCGTGAAGCAACCGGCGAGATGAACGAGCTGTTCACCTTCGAATCCTTCAAGATGCTGGTTGAAAAAACCGCCGGACGTCCCGTAGTCTCCGAGGCGTTCGTCAAGCTAAAGGTAGGCGGCGAGAATCTCTACACCGCTGCTGAAGGCAACGGCCCGGTCAATGCGCTCGACAACGCGCTGCGCAAAGCGCTGCAGACGTATTTCCCGCAATTGAAGGAAATGCATCTGTCCGATTACAAGGTCCGCGTGCTGGATGAGCAGGACCAAACCGCCGCCAAAGTAAGAGTATTGATTGAATCCAAGGATTACGCAGATACCTGGAGTACAGTAGGCGTGTCCAGCAACGTTATTGAAGCCAGCTGGGAAGCACTTGTCGACAGTATGCGCTACGCCCTGCTGGGCCAGATTTCACTGGCCAATGAAATAACGGCCGACATCAATCCCAAAGGACTTGTGAATCATTAG
- a CDS encoding ammonium transporter: MKKKWLMMLLAMVTLMAYPVSAFAAEGPTSPELQIGLDTAFTFLAFILVFFMQAGFAMLEAGSVRMKNAGHVAGKTVLTLAIASLCFWAVGFGLGFGNGNNFFGTEGFLYGGDTAAASFESLAFSGVTLNVKFLFQMAFAAVSLAIVSGGMAERAKLSVYIIFGILFSIVIYPVVAHWVWGGGWLAELGMQDYAGSTVVHLTGATAAVVATILLKPRLGKFNKEGKPVIIPGHNQVFTVLGVIILWFGWFGFNPGSALSPLGGFFGHVAVTTNIAAAAGGLAALIASWLYFGKSDIPAMLNGVLAALVAITGACAFVEPWAAILIGFIAGAFTFMTSQWLERAGLDDPIYAFSVHGIAGMWGAVSTGLFATPELVEIVGVGKAGLLYGGGFHQLGVQILGVVGTFIFVAVLSFIILYVMKMVIGLRVTEEEELMGLDISEHGTYGYPEQMKLIADSESKSLNK, translated from the coding sequence ATGAAAAAGAAATGGTTAATGATGTTGCTAGCCATGGTAACACTGATGGCCTATCCGGTCAGCGCCTTTGCCGCTGAGGGACCAACAAGTCCTGAATTGCAGATCGGACTGGATACGGCATTTACTTTCTTAGCATTTATCCTTGTATTCTTTATGCAAGCAGGCTTCGCAATGCTGGAAGCTGGTTCGGTTCGGATGAAGAACGCGGGCCACGTAGCCGGCAAGACCGTATTGACACTGGCCATTGCAAGCTTGTGCTTCTGGGCCGTAGGTTTCGGACTTGGTTTCGGAAACGGCAACAACTTCTTCGGTACTGAAGGATTCCTGTATGGTGGCGACACCGCAGCAGCTTCCTTCGAATCACTTGCATTCTCGGGTGTTACGCTGAATGTTAAATTCCTGTTCCAAATGGCTTTTGCAGCGGTTTCCCTGGCAATCGTATCCGGGGGGATGGCGGAACGCGCCAAACTGAGCGTCTACATCATCTTCGGAATTTTGTTCTCTATTGTAATCTACCCTGTCGTAGCTCACTGGGTATGGGGCGGCGGCTGGTTGGCTGAGCTGGGTATGCAGGATTATGCGGGTTCGACAGTTGTCCATCTTACAGGTGCAACAGCGGCTGTAGTGGCTACGATTCTACTGAAACCCCGTCTTGGCAAGTTTAATAAAGAAGGCAAGCCGGTTATTATTCCCGGACACAACCAGGTATTTACGGTTCTGGGTGTTATCATTCTCTGGTTCGGCTGGTTCGGATTCAACCCCGGCAGCGCGTTGTCCCCTTTGGGCGGATTCTTCGGCCATGTTGCAGTAACTACCAACATTGCAGCTGCAGCGGGTGGACTTGCGGCACTTATCGCCTCCTGGCTGTACTTCGGCAAGTCGGATATTCCGGCTATGCTGAACGGTGTGCTGGCAGCTCTGGTAGCCATTACCGGTGCCTGCGCATTCGTAGAGCCTTGGGCTGCGATCCTGATCGGATTCATTGCCGGAGCCTTCACCTTCATGACTTCCCAGTGGCTGGAACGCGCTGGACTGGATGATCCGATCTATGCCTTCTCTGTACACGGTATTGCCGGTATGTGGGGCGCGGTTTCCACAGGTTTGTTCGCAACGCCTGAGCTTGTTGAAATCGTTGGCGTTGGTAAAGCCGGATTGTTATACGGCGGTGGCTTCCACCAGTTGGGTGTACAGATTCTCGGTGTAGTTGGAACATTTATCTTCGTAGCTGTATTGTCCTTCATCATCCTCTACGTTATGAAGATGGTTATCGGCCTGCGTGTTACTGAAGAGGAAGAATTGATGGGGCTGGATATCAGTGAGCATGGTACTTATGGGTACCCTGAGCAGATGAAATTGATCGCTGACTCCGAATCCAAATCCCTTAACAAATAA
- a CDS encoding zinc metallopeptidase — MMFVLVIIAFLFTLWAQFRVKGTFNKWAKVESSSGMTGYDAARRMLDANGLHDVPIEPVRGSLSDHYDPIHRVVRLSEPVYYERSISAISVACHEVGHAIQHKERYPMLTLRHRMFPVVNFASGVAPFMLMAGLIFNYFNLIGLGIIFFSAAVAFQLVTLPVEFNASNRARQIMVQQGFIHNEEGRGVAKVLNAAALTYVAAALYSLLELLRLVTLFLGNRD, encoded by the coding sequence ATGATGTTCGTATTGGTAATCATCGCTTTTCTGTTCACATTATGGGCCCAGTTCCGGGTGAAGGGCACTTTCAATAAATGGGCCAAGGTCGAGAGCTCGAGCGGCATGACCGGATACGACGCCGCAAGACGTATGCTTGATGCCAACGGTCTTCATGATGTGCCCATTGAACCGGTCCGTGGCTCCCTGTCCGACCATTATGATCCGATTCACAGAGTAGTCCGTCTGTCGGAGCCTGTCTATTATGAACGTTCCATCTCGGCTATCTCTGTAGCCTGTCATGAAGTCGGCCATGCGATTCAGCACAAGGAACGTTATCCGATGCTGACGCTGCGCCACCGGATGTTCCCGGTTGTCAATTTCGCCTCCGGCGTAGCCCCGTTTATGCTGATGGCTGGTTTAATCTTCAACTATTTCAATCTTATCGGTCTGGGGATCATCTTCTTCTCCGCCGCAGTCGCTTTCCAACTGGTAACCTTGCCTGTAGAATTTAATGCAAGCAACCGTGCCCGTCAGATTATGGTGCAGCAAGGCTTTATCCACAATGAGGAGGGACGCGGAGTAGCCAAGGTTCTCAATGCCGCTGCATTAACTTATGTTGCTGCTGCACTCTACTCTCTCCTGGAGCTGCTGAGACTGGTCACCTTATTTCTCGGCAACCGCGACTAA